The following proteins come from a genomic window of Novosphingobium aromaticivorans DSM 12444:
- a CDS encoding CPBP family intramembrane glutamic endopeptidase has protein sequence MDEAQTSKPGTLRRIFDFPATPMVIEFLAVGLFASLASALLVKVLPREGFVDFLGGLALAVLVTALYLACRRWIERRPNDELPLPRLARELPLGLLIGAGLFTLMTGIVAVLGGISIERVNGVGALWPMLAMAVTSGTVEEILFRGILLRHIEAMLGTWTALFVTSALFGLAHLANPDSSLFAAFAIAMEAGILLGAAYLWTRRLWVPMGIHAAWNFTQGWVFSVPVSGGEVPTGLFVTTRSGPDWLTGGGFGLEASVIAMAVATGAGLLLLVRVVRQGGIRPPMWVKR, from the coding sequence ATGGACGAGGCGCAGACCAGCAAGCCCGGAACGCTGCGGCGGATCTTCGACTTTCCCGCAACCCCGATGGTGATCGAGTTCCTGGCGGTGGGGCTCTTCGCTTCGCTGGCATCGGCGCTGCTGGTGAAGGTTCTCCCGCGCGAGGGCTTCGTCGATTTTCTTGGCGGCCTCGCGCTGGCGGTGCTGGTGACGGCGCTTTACCTTGCCTGCCGGCGCTGGATCGAGCGGCGGCCCAATGACGAACTGCCCTTGCCGCGTCTCGCCCGCGAACTGCCGCTGGGGCTGCTGATCGGGGCGGGGCTGTTCACCTTGATGACCGGCATCGTGGCGGTGCTCGGCGGCATTTCGATCGAGCGGGTGAACGGCGTTGGCGCGCTCTGGCCGATGCTGGCGATGGCGGTGACTTCCGGCACAGTCGAGGAGATCCTGTTTCGCGGCATCCTCCTTCGTCATATCGAGGCCATGCTGGGCACATGGACGGCGCTGTTCGTCACGTCGGCGCTGTTCGGGCTGGCACACCTTGCCAATCCCGATTCGAGCCTTTTTGCAGCCTTCGCCATCGCGATGGAGGCGGGCATTCTGCTGGGCGCGGCCTATCTGTGGACGCGGCGGCTGTGGGTGCCGATGGGCATCCATGCCGCATGGAACTTCACGCAAGGCTGGGTCTTCAGCGTGCCGGTTTCGGGCGGCGAGGTGCCGACCGGGCTGTTCGTCACCACGCGGAGCGGGCCGGACTGGCTGACGGGTGGCGGCTTCGGGCTGGAGGCGAGCGTGATCGCGATGGCGGTCGCGACGGGCGCGGGACTGCTCCTGTTGGTGCGGGTGGTGCGACAGGGCGGGATCAGGCCGCCGATGTGGGTAAAGCGCTAG
- a CDS encoding cryptochrome/photolyase family protein encodes MSAPAPSTPVIVPILGDQLSPHISSLADRSPDDTVILMMEVTEETTYVRHHKAKIAMILSAMRHFAEELRGAGWTVDYVRLDDPANTGTFTGEVARAVERHGARGVQATEPGEWRVRQAMEHWRTDLPVRVRILPDTRFVCPLPDFYEWAAGRKELRMEWFYREMRRKTGLLMDGDKPAGGRWNFDAENRGGPEAGLKPPAPPRFTPDSITGEVLDLVSTRFARHFGSLENFGWPVTRTEAEAARDAFLADRLPRFGKYQDAMVAGQDFLFHAVLSPAINIGLLDPLDLCRRAETEWREGRAPLEAVEGFTRQIIGWREYVRGMYWLEMPALADANGLDAHRPLPDFYWTGDTPMRCLADCVRTTRDNAYAHHIQRLMVLGNFALLAGLRPQDVADWYLVVYADAFEWVELPNVAGMVLHADKGRLASKPYAASGAYIDRMGDYCGKCAFDVKRKTGEGACPFNALYWHFLARNEKKLAGYHRLAQPYATWRRMSDEKRAEYLLSAEAFLRTLDPAKPGWAR; translated from the coding sequence ATGTCCGCCCCCGCTCCCTCCACCCCCGTCATCGTCCCCATCCTCGGCGACCAGCTTTCACCCCACATCTCGAGCCTTGCCGACCGCAGCCCCGACGACACCGTGATCCTGATGATGGAAGTGACGGAGGAGACGACCTACGTCCGCCACCACAAGGCCAAGATCGCTATGATCCTCTCGGCCATGCGCCACTTCGCCGAGGAACTGCGCGGGGCCGGGTGGACGGTCGATTACGTACGGCTCGACGATCCCGCCAACACCGGCACCTTCACTGGCGAGGTAGCCCGCGCGGTGGAGCGCCACGGCGCGCGCGGGGTGCAGGCCACCGAGCCCGGCGAATGGCGCGTCAGGCAGGCGATGGAGCACTGGCGCACCGACCTTCCCGTCCGCGTGCGCATACTCCCCGACACCCGTTTCGTCTGCCCCCTCCCCGACTTCTACGAATGGGCCGCCGGTCGCAAGGAACTGCGCATGGAGTGGTTCTACCGCGAGATGCGGCGGAAGACCGGCCTGCTGATGGACGGCGACAAGCCCGCCGGCGGCCGCTGGAACTTCGACGCCGAGAATCGCGGCGGACCGGAAGCCGGCCTCAAGCCTCCCGCCCCGCCCCGCTTCACGCCTGACAGCATCACCGGTGAAGTCCTCGATCTCGTCTCGACGCGCTTTGCCAGACATTTCGGGTCGCTCGAAAACTTCGGCTGGCCCGTCACCCGCACCGAGGCCGAAGCCGCGCGCGATGCGTTCCTCGCCGACCGTCTTCCCCGCTTCGGCAAATATCAGGACGCGATGGTCGCGGGCCAGGACTTCCTGTTCCACGCAGTCCTCTCGCCTGCCATCAACATCGGCCTGTTAGACCCGCTCGACCTCTGCCGCCGCGCAGAGACCGAATGGCGCGAGGGCCGCGCGCCGCTCGAGGCGGTGGAAGGCTTCACCCGCCAGATCATCGGCTGGCGCGAATACGTGCGCGGCATGTACTGGCTCGAGATGCCAGCACTCGCGGATGCCAACGGCCTGGACGCGCACCGACCCCTGCCCGACTTCTACTGGACCGGCGATACGCCGATGCGCTGCCTCGCCGATTGCGTGCGGACCACGCGCGACAATGCCTATGCCCACCACATCCAGCGCCTGATGGTGCTGGGCAACTTCGCGCTACTGGCAGGCCTCAGGCCGCAGGACGTCGCGGACTGGTATCTCGTCGTCTATGCCGACGCCTTCGAATGGGTCGAACTGCCCAACGTCGCGGGGATGGTGCTCCATGCCGACAAGGGCCGCCTCGCCTCCAAGCCCTACGCCGCGAGCGGGGCCTACATCGACAGGATGGGCGACTACTGCGGCAAATGCGCGTTCGATGTGAAGCGGAAGACCGGCGAAGGCGCCTGCCCGTTCAACGCGCTCTACTGGCACTTCCTCGCCCGCAACGAGAAGAAGCTTGCAGGCTACCACCGCCTCGCCCAACCTTACGCCACCTGGCGGCGAATGAGCGACGAAAAGCGCGCGGAATATCTCCTCAGCGCCGAGGCCTTCCTCCGGACGCTCGATCCCGCAAAGCCCGGATGGGCGCGCTAG